In Candidatus Kaistella beijingensis, a genomic segment contains:
- the pyk gene encoding pyruvate kinase: protein MNKYLKKTKIIATLGPASSDRETMIDLIKAGVDVFRINFSHADYDLVRKNVETIREINQEFGFSAGILGDLQGPKLRVGVVKEGSYLNPGDILTFTNEKIEGDSKKVYMTYQKFPQDVKVGERILIDDGKLVLEVIETNEKDTVKAKTIQGGPLSSKKGVNLPNTNVSLPALTEKDIQDANFMLDLELDWIALSFVRHAQDIIDLKELIKKHPNNKQKTPIIAKIEKPEGVRNIEEILSECDGLMVARGDLGVEVPMEEVPAIQKNLVEKARKFSKPVIIATQMMETMINSLTPTRAEVNDVANSVLDGADAVMLSGETSVGRYPVDVVKNMSKIVKNIEQTHFYQSKNSPIEHEFNCIDDRFITNRICLAAVRIAKTTNVEAIVTLTHSGYTAFQISAHRPNSNIIIFCSNRRVITMLNLLWGVRAFYYDMEKSTDETIVQVNMLTHTHGFVEKGDFVINLNATPAYEGGKTNTLRLTTI, encoded by the coding sequence ATGAATAAATACTTAAAAAAGACAAAAATCATCGCCACGCTTGGTCCGGCTTCTTCTGATAGAGAAACCATGATTGATCTTATCAAAGCGGGTGTAGATGTTTTCAGAATAAATTTTTCCCACGCCGATTATGATTTAGTAAGAAAAAATGTGGAAACGATTCGTGAAATTAATCAGGAATTTGGCTTTTCTGCAGGAATACTTGGTGATTTACAGGGACCGAAATTAAGAGTGGGTGTCGTGAAAGAAGGTTCTTACCTGAATCCCGGCGATATTTTGACTTTTACCAATGAAAAAATAGAAGGAGACTCGAAGAAAGTTTATATGACTTACCAAAAGTTTCCGCAAGATGTAAAAGTAGGTGAAAGAATTTTGATTGATGACGGAAAATTGGTTTTGGAAGTTATTGAAACCAATGAAAAAGATACCGTAAAAGCAAAAACCATTCAAGGTGGACCATTGAGTTCTAAAAAAGGGGTAAACCTTCCGAACACCAACGTTTCACTTCCTGCTTTGACGGAAAAAGACATTCAGGACGCCAACTTCATGCTTGATTTGGAATTGGATTGGATTGCTTTATCCTTCGTTCGGCACGCTCAAGATATTATTGATTTAAAGGAGCTCATTAAAAAACATCCAAACAATAAGCAGAAAACCCCAATTATCGCTAAAATCGAAAAACCTGAAGGCGTAAGAAACATCGAGGAAATTCTATCAGAATGTGATGGTTTAATGGTTGCTCGTGGAGATTTGGGTGTAGAAGTCCCGATGGAGGAAGTTCCTGCGATTCAGAAAAATTTGGTGGAAAAGGCGAGAAAATTCTCAAAACCTGTTATTATCGCGACTCAAATGATGGAAACGATGATCAACAGTTTGACGCCGACAAGAGCTGAAGTAAACGACGTTGCAAACTCCGTTCTCGACGGTGCTGATGCGGTGATGCTCTCCGGTGAAACCTCAGTAGGAAGATATCCGGTAGATGTGGTAAAAAACATGTCGAAGATTGTAAAGAATATTGAACAAACGCATTTCTATCAATCAAAGAATTCACCAATCGAGCACGAATTCAACTGTATTGATGACCGTTTTATTACGAACAGAATTTGTCTTGCCGCAGTAAGAATTGCAAAAACTACTAATGTTGAAGCGATTGTAACGCTCACACACTCAGGTTATACGGCATTTCAAATTTCGGCGCACCGACCGAATTCGAACATTATTATTTTCTGTTCAAACCGAAGGGTAATCACGATGCTGAATCTTCTGTGGGGAGTTCGTGCATTTTACTATGATATGGAGAAATCTACCGATGAAACCATTGTTCAAGTAAATATGCTTACTCATACTCATGGTTTTGTGGAAAAAGGAGATTTTGTAATTAATTTAAATGCAACTCCTGCTTACGAAGGAGGAAAAACAAATACGTTGCGATTGACGACGATTTAG
- a CDS encoding IPExxxVDY family protein: MKTKKLLLDIEDDDEEITLGLVRLAKEVPDYELFYQINSINSFQFSRIEDFVYHGFYYDYYFPRFQTYHTESKICIHFISNKSTHFLQKKISTELFSGEQETKYLLDHFQDVDYLIKTSETFDDFSLILLPENLVFKTQEFTLSSDEELYQLIQYYE, encoded by the coding sequence TTGAAAACCAAAAAACTGCTACTTGATATTGAAGATGATGACGAAGAAATAACGCTGGGTCTAGTTCGTCTTGCTAAAGAAGTTCCTGATTATGAGCTTTTTTACCAAATCAATTCTATTAACTCATTTCAGTTTTCGCGTATTGAGGATTTTGTTTACCACGGATTTTATTACGATTATTATTTCCCGAGATTTCAGACTTACCATACCGAATCTAAAATCTGCATCCATTTTATTTCAAATAAATCCACGCATTTCCTTCAGAAAAAAATTTCAACGGAACTCTTTTCAGGAGAACAGGAAACCAAGTATTTGCTTGATCATTTTCAAGATGTTGATTATCTTATTAAAACATCAGAAACGTTTGATGATTTTTCACTAATTTTGCTCCCTGAAAATCTCGTGTTTAAAACACAGGAATTTACTTTAAGTTCCGATGAAGAACTTTATCAACTAATTCAATACTATGAATAA
- the rnc gene encoding ribonuclease III has product MELKKYFSKFLTQRKKNFSEKDYYLSSEISKITGCGIQNINLYREAFSLKTTSKNKEIRNYERLEFLGDSVLGAIISCHLFATYPDANEGYLTQMKSKIVNRKNLNKLGSELNLPKFLQNESQTPLSENIAGNLFEALIGALYLDVDYETCKKVVLERLLTPSEINKLENKIVSYKGLLLEWSQKKKVNIKYETCEELQPNKSLVFRSYVWLDEEKISNATETSKKKAEEKAAQRAFYILNKKQSILENQKTAT; this is encoded by the coding sequence ATGGAGTTAAAGAAATACTTTTCTAAATTCTTAACTCAAAGAAAAAAAAACTTCTCGGAAAAAGATTATTATTTAAGCAGCGAAATCAGCAAGATTACCGGTTGCGGAATTCAGAATATCAATCTTTACCGTGAAGCATTTTCCCTTAAAACCACTTCTAAAAACAAGGAAATCCGAAATTACGAAAGACTGGAATTTTTGGGTGATTCTGTTTTGGGAGCGATTATATCCTGTCATCTTTTTGCGACTTATCCCGATGCAAACGAAGGTTATTTAACGCAGATGAAATCCAAAATCGTCAACCGTAAAAACCTCAACAAACTTGGTTCTGAACTGAATTTGCCTAAATTTCTTCAAAACGAATCGCAAACACCTTTAAGTGAAAATATTGCCGGAAATTTATTTGAAGCATTAATAGGCGCGCTTTATCTTGACGTAGATTACGAAACGTGTAAGAAAGTAGTTTTAGAAAGACTTTTAACTCCATCTGAAATCAACAAACTGGAAAACAAAATTGTAAGTTACAAAGGTTTGCTTTTGGAATGGAGCCAAAAAAAGAAAGTCAACATCAAATACGAAACCTGCGAAGAATTACAACCTAATAAAAGTTTGGTATTCCGCAGTTATGTTTGGTTGGATGAAGAAAAAATTTCAAACGCCACGGAAACTTCCAAGAAAAAAGCCGAAGAAAAAGCAGCACAACGCGCATTTTATATTCTGAACAAAAAACAAAGCATCCTTGAAAACCAAAAAACTGCTACTTGA
- the fabF gene encoding beta-ketoacyl-ACP synthase II — protein MELKRVVVTGFGAITPIGNNAKDYWESLVKGESGAAPITLFDATNFKTKFACEVKNFDPLNHFDKKESKKMDRNTQFGLVAAREAVEHSRIMEDNVDKNRVGVIWGSGIGGLETFETEVLGWANTEIPRFNPFFIPKMIADITPGHISIEYGFHGPNYTTVSACASSANAIIDSKMLIQLGKADVIVCGGSEAAVTASGVGGFNAMMALSTRNDDPKTASRPFDKDRDGFVLGEGAGCIILEEYEHAKKRGATIYAELKGGGMSADAYHMTAPHPEGLGAYLVMKNCLEDAGVTTDEVDHINMHGTSTPLGDIAESNAISKLLGEHAFDIQINSTKSMTGHLLGAAGVVEAIAALKTIIHKVVPPTINHFTDDEKIDSRLNFTFNHAVEKDVEIAMSNTFGFGGHNACVLFKKI, from the coding sequence ATGGAATTAAAAAGAGTAGTTGTTACCGGTTTTGGCGCTATAACGCCTATTGGGAATAATGCCAAAGATTACTGGGAAAGCCTTGTAAAAGGTGAGAGCGGAGCCGCTCCGATTACTCTTTTTGATGCCACAAACTTCAAAACCAAATTCGCCTGCGAAGTAAAAAACTTCGATCCATTAAACCACTTCGACAAGAAAGAGTCTAAAAAGATGGACCGAAATACACAGTTCGGACTCGTTGCAGCAAGAGAAGCGGTGGAACATTCCCGCATCATGGAGGATAATGTAGACAAGAACAGGGTCGGCGTAATTTGGGGTTCCGGAATTGGTGGTTTAGAAACTTTCGAGACCGAAGTTTTGGGTTGGGCAAATACGGAAATTCCGCGTTTCAACCCGTTCTTCATCCCGAAAATGATTGCCGATATTACACCTGGACACATTTCGATAGAATATGGTTTTCATGGGCCGAATTACACTACGGTTTCAGCGTGTGCTTCATCAGCAAATGCCATTATCGATTCCAAGATGTTGATTCAGTTAGGAAAAGCAGACGTTATTGTTTGCGGTGGTTCCGAAGCTGCAGTTACTGCAAGTGGAGTTGGTGGATTTAATGCAATGATGGCGCTTTCCACGAGAAACGATGATCCGAAAACAGCATCAAGACCTTTCGACAAAGACAGGGATGGTTTTGTTCTCGGTGAAGGAGCGGGCTGTATTATTTTGGAAGAATACGAACACGCGAAAAAACGCGGTGCTACAATCTATGCCGAATTAAAAGGTGGCGGTATGAGTGCAGATGCTTATCACATGACTGCACCACATCCTGAAGGTTTGGGCGCTTATCTCGTAATGAAAAATTGTTTGGAAGATGCAGGTGTAACAACCGACGAAGTAGATCATATCAATATGCACGGTACTTCTACTCCATTGGGTGACATCGCAGAATCTAACGCAATTTCTAAATTATTGGGTGAACACGCTTTCGACATTCAGATCAATTCCACCAAATCGATGACCGGTCACCTATTGGGTGCAGCCGGAGTTGTTGAGGCAATTGCAGCTTTAAAAACGATTATTCACAAAGTAGTTCCGCCTACAATCAACCATTTCACGGACGATGAAAAAATCGACAGCCGTTTGAATTTCACGTTCAACCACGCTGTAGAAAAGGATGTGGAGATTGCGATGAGCAACACGTTCGGTTTTGGTGGGCACAATGCATGTGTGCTTTTCAAGAAAATTTAA
- a CDS encoding acyl carrier protein: MSDIASRVKAIIADKLDVEETEVTPEASFTNDLGADSLDTVELIMEFEKEFNIQIPDDQAEKITTVGHAIAYIEEVVNK; encoded by the coding sequence ATGTCAGACATTGCATCAAGAGTAAAAGCTATTATCGCTGATAAACTCGACGTTGAGGAAACAGAAGTAACTCCAGAAGCTAGCTTCACTAACGATTTAGGAGCTGATTCATTGGATACTGTTGAATTGATCATGGAATTCGAAAAAGAATTCAACATCCAGATTCCTGATGATCAAGCAGAAAAAATTACAACTGTAGGACACGCTATTGCTTATATTGAAGAAGTAGTGAACAAATAA
- a CDS encoding T9SS type A sorting domain-containing protein codes for MKTKLPLLMLIAMPILGFGQSNAKRAVHQPNVKKIATASTLAPAKFPLAYCTPALDCTDGDLITNVTIGTINNTSNCGVNGYSDYTAITTNVQAGQTYPISVTVGTGWAYENVSVWIDYNKNETFEASEFTHIGNRNGNPTGVVINNNITIPAGTPSGNYRMRVRVAADAANAALDPTFACDQTQGYGESEDYTLVIPVVGCLNATNGQWPSLTFTPNCNGSPANITTAAYLNEYSKVNVTSGVPYTFSTSNVSYFITISDEAGTTSLAAGVGSVTWTPTASGVVRFYSHLDNTCGGGNTIHSRIIKCGTPPPPAVNCADFKVPSNNRENGGFFGGSTAQRLAIDLPVNSSALTVYGIEPIVAGTATSFSFKIYNDSGDLPGTELATRTGTIVGSTVTGNAFGYDFIKYTVAFDTPLNLAANTKYWIEVVSDAVAWESTTANKLGSFDVFINSNTAGAWTHGTSEYVFNLICNSLGVNDLNKAGFSYHPNPVKDYLTITSKKAIESVYIYNGAGQKVHTSVKLVDGKINMSKMVPGVYLVNAILSDGTNQSFKVIKQ; via the coding sequence ATGAAAACAAAATTACCCTTGCTAATGTTGATAGCAATGCCAATTCTTGGCTTCGGTCAGTCGAATGCAAAAAGAGCTGTTCATCAACCTAATGTAAAAAAAATTGCAACAGCGTCAACTTTAGCACCTGCTAAATTTCCACTCGCTTACTGTACCCCTGCACTGGATTGTACAGATGGTGATTTAATAACCAATGTAACAATTGGAACAATTAACAACACCAGCAATTGTGGAGTAAATGGCTATTCAGATTATACAGCCATAACAACGAATGTTCAAGCAGGACAAACTTATCCGATCTCTGTAACCGTAGGAACGGGATGGGCATATGAAAATGTTTCAGTTTGGATTGATTACAACAAGAACGAAACATTTGAAGCTTCTGAATTCACCCATATTGGAAATAGAAACGGAAATCCAACTGGGGTTGTAATCAACAACAACATTACTATTCCTGCAGGAACTCCTTCCGGTAATTATAGAATGCGTGTAAGAGTTGCCGCAGATGCAGCGAATGCAGCTTTAGATCCAACATTTGCATGCGACCAAACTCAAGGATATGGCGAAAGTGAAGACTACACGTTAGTAATTCCTGTAGTAGGCTGTCTGAACGCAACAAATGGACAGTGGCCATCTTTAACCTTCACTCCAAATTGCAACGGAAGTCCTGCTAACATTACCACTGCAGCCTATTTAAATGAATATTCAAAAGTTAATGTTACAAGTGGTGTTCCTTATACGTTCAGCACGTCAAACGTATCTTATTTCATCACCATTTCTGATGAAGCAGGGACCACTTCATTAGCGGCAGGTGTAGGAAGCGTAACATGGACACCTACAGCTTCAGGGGTTGTTCGTTTTTATTCTCACTTAGACAACACGTGTGGTGGTGGAAACACTATTCACAGCCGAATTATTAAATGCGGAACACCTCCACCTCCGGCGGTAAACTGCGCTGATTTCAAAGTACCTTCAAATAATCGTGAAAATGGAGGTTTCTTTGGTGGTTCAACCGCACAGAGACTTGCTATAGATTTACCAGTAAATTCTAGTGCACTCACTGTTTACGGTATAGAACCAATTGTAGCCGGAACAGCAACTTCTTTCAGCTTTAAAATTTATAATGACAGTGGCGATTTACCTGGAACAGAACTCGCAACCCGTACCGGAACAATTGTCGGAAGTACAGTTACAGGAAATGCATTTGGGTACGATTTCATTAAATATACCGTTGCGTTTGACACTCCTTTAAATTTAGCAGCCAATACAAAATATTGGATTGAAGTTGTTTCTGACGCTGTAGCTTGGGAAAGTACTACCGCAAACAAACTTGGCTCATTTGACGTATTTATAAATAGTAATACTGCAGGAGCTTGGACGCACGGAACAAGTGAATACGTATTCAATCTAATCTGTAACAGCTTGGGTGTAAATGATTTAAACAAAGCTGGATTTAGTTATCATCCTAATCCTGTAAAAGATTATTTAACTATTACCTCGAAGAAAGCAATTGAAAGTGTTTATATTTATAACGGTGCGGGACAAAAAGTTCATACTTCTGTGAAGCTCGTTGATGGTAAAATTAACATGAGCAAAATGGTACCAGGAGTTTATCTTGTGAATGCTATACTTTCTGATGGAACTAACCAGTCTTTCAAAGTAATTAAACAATAA
- the hutG gene encoding formimidoylglutamase, giving the protein MIWQGRNDGDDILAQRIFQKVFLENDYAKISPKDFVLHGFAVDEGVRRNKGRIGAKDAPDIIRKNMSNFPVVHPEFSLKDFGNVYCEDGNLENSQNKLAEKVAKTLEYTGKSIVLGGGHEVTFAHYSGIRKAFPNKKIGIINIDAHFDNREPENGLASSGTGFWQIAQEGNIHSLHIGIQRNSNTLRLFDSAHQFGMKYILADELFFENLTHLYKEIDYFLENCDILYLTICMDVFNVAISPGVSALAYNGIFADSTFMHFFKHILKSRKLLAMDVAEVNPVYDIGERTSRLAASLVNEWLTT; this is encoded by the coding sequence ATGATTTGGCAAGGACGCAACGACGGCGACGATATTTTAGCTCAAAGAATTTTTCAAAAAGTTTTTTTGGAAAATGATTACGCAAAGATTTCGCCGAAAGATTTCGTTTTACATGGCTTCGCCGTAGATGAAGGCGTGCGAAGAAATAAAGGAAGAATCGGAGCAAAAGATGCACCCGATATCATCCGAAAAAACATGTCGAATTTTCCCGTTGTCCATCCCGAATTTTCATTAAAAGATTTTGGAAACGTTTATTGTGAAGATGGAAATCTTGAAAATTCTCAAAACAAACTTGCTGAAAAAGTTGCTAAAACTTTAGAATATACGGGAAAATCCATCGTTCTTGGTGGTGGTCACGAAGTTACTTTCGCCCATTATTCAGGAATTAGAAAAGCGTTTCCAAATAAAAAAATCGGAATTATTAATATTGATGCACATTTTGATAACCGAGAACCCGAAAATGGATTAGCAAGTTCTGGAACAGGTTTTTGGCAGATTGCGCAGGAAGGAAACATTCACTCTTTACATATCGGGATTCAACGAAATTCAAATACTTTAAGACTTTTCGACTCCGCACATCAATTTGGAATGAAGTATATTTTGGCGGATGAGCTCTTTTTTGAAAACCTTACACATCTATATAAGGAGATTGATTATTTTTTAGAAAATTGCGATATCCTTTATCTCACCATTTGTATGGACGTTTTCAATGTGGCGATTTCTCCCGGCGTTTCCGCTTTAGCTTATAATGGAATTTTTGCTGATTCAACTTTTATGCATTTTTTTAAGCATATTCTTAAATCCCGAAAATTATTAGCGATGGATGTTGCAGAGGTGAATCCAGTTTATGATATCGGTGAAAGAACCTCCAGATTGGCCGCAAGCCTTGTTAATGAGTGGTTAACAACTTAA
- the paaA gene encoding 1,2-phenylacetyl-CoA epoxidase subunit PaaA, with protein sequence MDTEKFLQYVQAENKVEPKDVMPEDYRKLLVRQISQHAHSEVVGMLPEANWITRAPSLRRKMALLAKIQDEAGHGLYLYAATETLNDGTIYADRDSTYNDMLSGKAKYSSIFNYPALSWADIGAIGWLVDGAAIMNQVMLMGNSYGPYSRAMVRICKEESFHQRQGYEILMTLCRGTKEQKDLAQEALNRFWWPALMMFGPNDDASPNSQKSMNYRVKRESNDSLRQRFVDVTVPQAEFLGLKIPDENLKWNEERGHYDFGDLPWDEFMEVLKGNGPCNKKRLETKRKAQQENAWVKEAAMAYAEKMSKELINNE encoded by the coding sequence ATGGATACAGAAAAATTTTTACAATACGTTCAGGCAGAAAATAAAGTCGAGCCCAAAGATGTAATGCCGGAAGATTACCGCAAACTCCTTGTTCGTCAAATTTCGCAACACGCCCATTCAGAAGTCGTGGGCATGCTTCCTGAAGCCAATTGGATCACAAGAGCTCCTTCTCTCCGCAGAAAAATGGCACTTTTAGCAAAAATTCAAGATGAAGCAGGACATGGACTTTACCTTTATGCCGCAACAGAAACCTTGAACGACGGAACAATCTATGCAGACCGTGATTCCACTTACAACGACATGCTTTCTGGAAAAGCAAAATATTCAAGTATTTTCAATTATCCCGCACTTTCTTGGGCAGATATTGGTGCAATTGGTTGGCTCGTTGATGGCGCCGCCATTATGAACCAAGTAATGTTGATGGGAAATTCTTACGGACCTTATTCAAGGGCGATGGTGAGAATTTGCAAAGAGGAATCCTTTCACCAAAGACAGGGTTACGAAATTTTGATGACGCTTTGCCGCGGTACAAAAGAACAAAAAGATTTGGCACAGGAAGCTCTGAACCGTTTTTGGTGGCCTGCTTTAATGATGTTCGGTCCAAACGATGATGCTTCACCGAATTCACAAAAATCTATGAATTACAGAGTTAAGCGAGAAAGCAACGATTCCTTGAGACAAAGGTTCGTAGATGTAACCGTTCCGCAAGCTGAATTTTTAGGACTGAAAATTCCTGATGAAAATTTAAAATGGAATGAAGAGCGAGGACATTACGACTTCGGCGATTTACCTTGGGATGAATTTATGGAAGTTTTGAAAGGAAACGGACCATGCAACAAAAAACGCCTTGAAACCAAAAGAAAAGCACAGCAGGAAAATGCGTGGGTAAAGGAAGCGGCGATGGCGTATGCAGAAAAAATGAGCAAGGAACTCATTAATAATGAATAA
- a CDS encoding FAD-binding oxidoreductase: MLAVIYKIDINRNMHHFHHLKTTKVAKETNDSVHIAFEIPQNLRHEFSFKQGQYLNVRFVFGEEDLRRSYSIINAPTEGNSELEILVKHLDGGKVSTFLNNELKTGETLEVMAPMGHFYTNYHASNEKTYIGLAAGSGISPVLSNLKEALYQEPKSTAYLFFSNKSLTDIIFKKEIDELVQKFEGRFKVIYLLSREKHFEDELFEGRISPEKLDILFERFTEIPVQEATYFICGPSEMIKGIADYLKKDKKVPSLQIMYEYYAAPDDEENAEMSDEFKAIPNLESMVTLIIDDDEYSFHLNSKKNSILDQALQEKLPVPFACKGGVCCTCKAQVMEGEVYMEKNFALTEDEVEKGFVLTCQCHPTTNVVMLNYDV, translated from the coding sequence TTGTTAGCAGTCATTTATAAGATTGATATTAATAGAAACATGCACCATTTTCATCATTTAAAAACCACCAAAGTTGCGAAGGAAACCAACGATTCCGTACACATCGCCTTTGAAATTCCACAAAATTTAAGACATGAGTTTTCTTTTAAGCAAGGACAGTATCTCAATGTGAGATTTGTTTTTGGGGAAGAAGATTTGCGACGAAGCTATTCCATCATCAACGCTCCAACCGAAGGAAATTCCGAATTAGAAATCTTGGTGAAACATTTGGATGGCGGAAAAGTTTCAACTTTTTTAAATAATGAATTGAAAACTGGCGAAACCCTGGAAGTGATGGCTCCAATGGGACATTTCTACACCAATTATCACGCATCCAACGAGAAAACCTACATCGGACTTGCTGCGGGAAGCGGAATTTCACCCGTTCTATCCAATTTGAAAGAAGCGCTTTATCAGGAACCGAAAAGTACAGCCTACCTTTTTTTCAGCAATAAAAGTTTGACCGACATTATCTTTAAAAAAGAAATCGATGAACTGGTGCAAAAATTTGAGGGAAGATTTAAAGTGATTTATCTTCTTTCCAGAGAAAAACATTTTGAGGACGAACTTTTTGAAGGCAGAATCTCACCTGAAAAACTCGATATTTTATTTGAAAGATTTACAGAGATTCCAGTTCAAGAAGCAACTTACTTTATTTGTGGTCCTTCGGAAATGATTAAAGGTATTGCGGATTACCTTAAAAAAGACAAGAAAGTTCCTTCGCTGCAAATCATGTACGAATATTATGCTGCTCCCGACGACGAGGAAAATGCGGAAATGAGCGACGAATTCAAAGCCATCCCAAATCTTGAAAGCATGGTGACCTTGATCATTGATGATGATGAATATTCCTTTCACCTCAATTCGAAAAAAAATAGTATTTTAGACCAGGCTTTGCAAGAGAAACTTCCGGTTCCTTTCGCATGTAAAGGCGGTGTTTGCTGCACGTGTAAAGCACAGGTAATGGAAGGCGAAGTTTACATGGAGAAAAATTTTGCTTTAACAGAAGATGAAGTGGAAAAAGGATTTGTCCTCACTTGCCAATGCCACCCCACAACAAATGTGGTGATGCTGAATTACGATGTTTAA